The proteins below come from a single Rosa rugosa chromosome 2, drRosRugo1.1, whole genome shotgun sequence genomic window:
- the LOC133733025 gene encoding mitochondrial dicarboxylate/tricarboxylate transporter DTC-like — protein MALTLYQEASCGLIAGAAEAYFSFPFVSACLPRVDPTTLSVVLRAKYRNIFDALYSMSANKKISALWTNAGPYVKTRMGTNVGMLTSYNPSLCYLRDSCGLSETRAQLGASAVSAFFGAACSVPVKNVLAQGKSGSSLDCALKILKSRGPLAFFSGFSRQFALVGPPIMILWFAYENVRKL, from the exons ATGGCATTAACTCTTTATCAGGAAGCTTCTTGCGGGTTGATTGCCGGGGCAGCTGAGGCATACTTCAGTTTTCCATTTGTTTCTGCATGTCTCCCGCGGGTTGATCCCACGACTTTATCAGTAGTGCTGCGTGCCAAATACAGAAACATATTTGATGCTCTCTACTCTATGAGTgccaataaaaaaatttcagcACTATGGACAAATGCCGGTCCTTATGTGAAGACAAGAATGGGGACTAATGTGGGTATGCTCACATCATATAATCCAAGCCTTTGTTATCTCAGAGACTCATGTGGTTTAAGCGAAACAAGAGCACAGCTGG GTGCAAGTGCGGTTTCAGCGTTCTTCGGTGCAGCATGCTCTGTACCAGTAAAAAATGTTCTAGCACAAGGGAAAAGTGGCTCCTCCCTGGATTGTGCCCTTAAAATTCTAAAATCGAGAGGACCCCTTGCATTCTTTTCAGGATTTTCTAGACAGTTTGCACTTGTTGGACCTCCTATCATG ATTCTGTGGTTTGCTTATGAAAATGTTCGGAAACTCTAA